Proteins from one Megalops cyprinoides isolate fMegCyp1 chromosome 11, fMegCyp1.pri, whole genome shotgun sequence genomic window:
- the desma gene encoding desmin a isoform X1, producing the protein MSRSYSSSQTASSYRRTFGSGLGISPSLPRSVFSGRGSSGSAHTASRVYEVTKTSSYPSYSSYRASSAYGGPTSRSYAGLGETLDFSLADAMNQDFLQTRTNEKAELQHLNDRFASYIEKVRFLEQQNQTLVVEIERLRGREPTRVAEMYEDEMRELRRQVEALTNQRSRVEVERDNLIDDLQKLKLRLQEEIQQKEEAENNLAAFRADVDAATLARLDLERRIETLQEEIAFLKKIHEEEIRELQAQMQETQVQIQMDMSKPDLTAALRDIRAQYEGIAAKNIAEAEEWYKSKVSDLNQAVTKNNDALRQAKQETMEYRHQIQSYTCEIDSLKGTNESLMRQMREMEDRYGREAGGYQDSIARLEAEIANMKDEMARHLREYQDLLNVKMALDVEIATYRKLLEGEENRIALPVQTYATMSFRETSPEQHQRSSEVHSKKTVLIKTIETRDGEVVSESTQHQEDVM; encoded by the exons ATGAGCCGGTCCTACTCCTCCTCCCAGACGGCCTCCTCGTACCGCCGCACCTTCGGGTCGGGCCTGGGCATCTCCCCGTCCCTGCCCCGCTCCGTGTTCTCCGGGCGCGGCTCCTCCGGCTCCGCGCACACGGCGTCCCGCGTCTACGAGGTCACCAAGACCTCCTCCTACCCCAGCTACTCCAGCTACCGCGCCTCCTCCGCCTATGGCGGGCCCACCTCCCGCTCCTACGCCGGCCTGGGCGAGACGCTGGACTTCAGCCTGGCCGACGCCATGAACCAGGACTTCCTGCAGACGCGCACCAACGAGAAGGCCGAGCTGCAGCACCTGAACGACCGCTTCGCCAGCTACATCGAGAAGGTGCGCTTCCTGGAGCAGCAAAACCAGACGCTGGTGGTGGAGATCGAGCGGCTGCGCGGCCGCGAGCCCACGCGCGTCGCCGAGATGTACGAGGACGAGATGCGGGAACTgcgcaggcaggtggaggcccTGACCAATCAGAGATCCCGTGTGGAGGTGGAGCGGGACAACCTGATCGACGACCTGCAGAAGCTCAAACTCAG GTTGCAGGAGGAAATTCAGCAGAAGGAGGAGGCTGAGAACAACCTGGCTGCCTTCAGAGCT GATGTGGATGCTGCCACTCTGGCCCGGCTCGACCTGGAGAGACGCATCGAGACCTTGCAGGAGGAGATCGCCTTCCTCAAGAAGATCCATGAGGAG GAGATTCGCGAGCTGCAGGCCCAGATGCAGGAGACCCAGGTCCAGATCCAGATGGACATGTCCAAGCCGGACCTGACTGCAGCGCTGCGGGACATCCGGGCCCAGTATGAGGGCATCGCCGCCAAAAACATCGCCGAGGCCGAGGAGTGGTACAAGTCCAAG GTGTCAGATCTGAACCAGGCAGTGACCAAGAACAACGACGCCCTGAGGCAGGCCAAGCAGGAGACCATGGAGTACCGCCACCAGATCCAGTCCTACACCTGCGAGATTGACTCGCTGAAGGGGACC aacGAGTCTCTGATGAGGCAgatgagggagatggaggacCGTTACGGCCGGGAGGCTGGCGGTTACCAGGACAGCATCGCCCGTCTGGAGGCTGAGATCGCCAACATGAAGGACGAGATGGCCAGGCACCTGCGGGAGTACCAGGACCTGCTCAATGTCAAGATGGCCCTGGACGTGGAGATCGCCACCTACAGGAAGCTTTTGGAAGGGGAGGAGAACCG GATTGCACTTCCTGTGCAGACGTACGCCACCATGAGCTTCAGAG AAACCAGTCCTGAGCAGCACCAGCGCTCATCGGAGGTCCATTCCAAAAAAACAGTCCTGATCAAGACCATTGAGACTCGTGATGGGGAG GTTGTCAGTGAATCCACGCAGCATCAGGAAGATGTCATGTAG
- the desma gene encoding desmin a isoform X2, with amino-acid sequence MSRSYSSSQTASSYRRTFGSGLGISPSLPRSVFSGRGSSGSAHTASRVYEVTKTSSYPSYSSYRASSAYGGPTSRSYAGLGETLDFSLADAMNQDFLQTRTNEKAELQHLNDRFASYIEKVRFLEQQNQTLVVEIERLRGREPTRVAEMYEDEMRELRRQVEALTNQRSRVEVERDNLIDDLQKLKLRLQEEIQQKEEAENNLAAFRADVDAATLARLDLERRIETLQEEIAFLKKIHEEEIRELQAQMQETQVQIQMDMSKPDLTAALRDIRAQYEGIAAKNIAEAEEWYKSKVSDLNQAVTKNNDALRQAKQETMEYRHQIQSYTCEIDSLKGTNESLMRQMREMEDRYGREAGGYQDSIARLEAEIANMKDEMARHLREYQDLLNVKMALDVEIATYRKLLEGEENRIALPVQTYATMSFRETSPEQHQRSSEVHSKKTVLIKTIETRDGEVSYE; translated from the exons ATGAGCCGGTCCTACTCCTCCTCCCAGACGGCCTCCTCGTACCGCCGCACCTTCGGGTCGGGCCTGGGCATCTCCCCGTCCCTGCCCCGCTCCGTGTTCTCCGGGCGCGGCTCCTCCGGCTCCGCGCACACGGCGTCCCGCGTCTACGAGGTCACCAAGACCTCCTCCTACCCCAGCTACTCCAGCTACCGCGCCTCCTCCGCCTATGGCGGGCCCACCTCCCGCTCCTACGCCGGCCTGGGCGAGACGCTGGACTTCAGCCTGGCCGACGCCATGAACCAGGACTTCCTGCAGACGCGCACCAACGAGAAGGCCGAGCTGCAGCACCTGAACGACCGCTTCGCCAGCTACATCGAGAAGGTGCGCTTCCTGGAGCAGCAAAACCAGACGCTGGTGGTGGAGATCGAGCGGCTGCGCGGCCGCGAGCCCACGCGCGTCGCCGAGATGTACGAGGACGAGATGCGGGAACTgcgcaggcaggtggaggcccTGACCAATCAGAGATCCCGTGTGGAGGTGGAGCGGGACAACCTGATCGACGACCTGCAGAAGCTCAAACTCAG GTTGCAGGAGGAAATTCAGCAGAAGGAGGAGGCTGAGAACAACCTGGCTGCCTTCAGAGCT GATGTGGATGCTGCCACTCTGGCCCGGCTCGACCTGGAGAGACGCATCGAGACCTTGCAGGAGGAGATCGCCTTCCTCAAGAAGATCCATGAGGAG GAGATTCGCGAGCTGCAGGCCCAGATGCAGGAGACCCAGGTCCAGATCCAGATGGACATGTCCAAGCCGGACCTGACTGCAGCGCTGCGGGACATCCGGGCCCAGTATGAGGGCATCGCCGCCAAAAACATCGCCGAGGCCGAGGAGTGGTACAAGTCCAAG GTGTCAGATCTGAACCAGGCAGTGACCAAGAACAACGACGCCCTGAGGCAGGCCAAGCAGGAGACCATGGAGTACCGCCACCAGATCCAGTCCTACACCTGCGAGATTGACTCGCTGAAGGGGACC aacGAGTCTCTGATGAGGCAgatgagggagatggaggacCGTTACGGCCGGGAGGCTGGCGGTTACCAGGACAGCATCGCCCGTCTGGAGGCTGAGATCGCCAACATGAAGGACGAGATGGCCAGGCACCTGCGGGAGTACCAGGACCTGCTCAATGTCAAGATGGCCCTGGACGTGGAGATCGCCACCTACAGGAAGCTTTTGGAAGGGGAGGAGAACCG GATTGCACTTCCTGTGCAGACGTACGCCACCATGAGCTTCAGAG AAACCAGTCCTGAGCAGCACCAGCGCTCATCGGAGGTCCATTCCAAAAAAACAGTCCTGATCAAGACCATTGAGACTCGTGATGGGGAG GTTAGCTACGAGTAG